The region TTTGCTTAATTTTGAAACTCCAAGActaattttaagaaaaaatcaaaagtGCTAAAATCACTTGAACACTAAATAAGTGGACTCAATTTCAATTAAGCCAAATTCGAAAATACAGTGAAACAGTATTGATTCATTCACATTCATATTTTTCTTTCATCATATTTtcacacttttttttatctctcttatatCTTATCTCATGAGATGGAGGTGAAATTGGTTTATCAACCAAACATTGTGTCACAGTAGCTTCTTGAAAACTATACTCAAGACAATAAACATCATCATCCCAAAGCACGGTGCTGATGAGACACTATTTTTGCAATAATTCAagtattttgttttattttatttcacatACATTGTAGCAGTCTATCTCTGCATTTTGAAGCTTTTGAATTTTAGATAGGAGTGGAGTTTAATTTGACATATGGAAATGGAATAACGGGGTAGGTTACCAAAATTGGATTACACACTTAATAATAGTCGTGGAGATACACAAACCAGAGGATACAAAAACTGTAATACCACCACAAATTGACAAAACAAACTTTCAGTCGATTGTGGAATCGCATGCTGCACATAAAAGAGTACAATTCTAATACATCACAAGCAATATCTATAACTAGAGGGAACCAAACGCTTCCTCATATTCTTCAGCCTCTTCTTCAACAATGGTTTCTAATACAGGAGCATGTGAAACCTTTCTAAGGGTAATCACCGGAGGGGGTGCAAACTCAAAAGAGGATGCCAAGAACTTGATCACCTTCCCCATGGCTGCTAGCTAGCTCCAACAAGTAAAGATGAACTtgatgaagaagagaaaagagatcTAGTTAAGTGGTGTGATGAGTGGGATGGCATTTTTGTAAGGGTTGAAGTGACAACGCTGTTGGTTTATGACCATTACCTAACATTGAGCGCCCAATGGGAATTAACACACGAGGAAAATCATTGTTTTGCTATTTAATATGCTAACAACTATATTACTTGAATTTGGTCGGACTTGTTCTCAATTGAGCTAAAACCAaacattgtttttgttttgtatgTGCCACGGGAGCTTCATGGAAAGTGGTAACGATGGCTACTCAAGGCGATTACAACCACTTGTTCCTAGCTAGACCTCAAAATAATATctacaaaataaatattatttttgggGTTTCTTTCATCATAAGATTTCatatttcatatatttcatATGACATCGATACGTGCAACTTATTAGTCATTTTTAGGTTTGATTTTATTCTAATGTCAATCATATATTGTTTCTATTATCATACCTATTCTTTTTGTTCTGGGTTCGTAATTTTTGTCTTTCAATGTCTTAGAGAGAACATCAAATAATACtacatcattttttttctttatctataTTTTTCTGTTATATAAATCGCTTAcctctcttttcttcttatttcattttaaatattatgaaaataGTGTACACTAAACATTATTATTTCGCAGATATAAAGTCATTGTCACAACCTTAATTACCTGGTGTCAAACGTGTTTGTCGTGAGCGGAGGAAAGAAGATGGAAATTTATGGTGAAAATGAAATGGAAAGTAAGAGTGGAAATACATAATACGCCAATTTAAGGCTGCTAAAGATTCGAGCATTAATGTAGTATATACCTTATGTTATGTGGGTGTTTCTTTTTCCGCCGTTAATCTAATCTAATTAAACAATTAAGCACTAGTAGTGTACCTGACCTGAAAAAGACATTTGATTATTAAATTGGTATTAATGGAGTATTCAAAGAATCAAATTAAGAGCCTCTATCATGAAAAACAAAACTACATGAGAGAAATAGGTCAGGCTCGTGGTTTCATATAATCCAAGATTTGTCGAGTACCACAGTAAACTAATACACATATACAATAGTGCAACATATGATCACCAAAGTACTAGTGCATAATTTACTGattatgtttttaattataaCAGTCTTTAAGAATATATTTGGTGTTCCTTTATTAGGTACAGTGAAGGGATTCTAATTAAGGTGGTTCGAGCTAATTTTTGTGGTTTAAAGTGAATTTTTTCAAAGGCAAATTAGCAAGTAGCTAGCAGTGAGATAACATCATGTGAAGTGGAGCTGGGAAGGCATGTCATGATGCTTAATTGTAGAACCGTGAGTGTTCAATTCGGatatcttagaattcaggtGGGTGCAAATCTGAAAAAAGCAGCTACATGTGATTGTGTTTGTGTGATAAGTAAATTTTAAAAGAGGTTAACCCCTTGGAAGCGGAAGTGCTTATCCTATAGCGACCATATTTTTCTGGTAAATTCAGTTTTAACATCTCTTCCTCCCtagtttttatctttctttaaaATACATATTTCAATTGATAACAAATTTCAAAAAGATGCAGAGAAATTTCTTGTCGGGTCGAGGGAGTGAGGAAGAGAGAAAATACATTACATTGGGTACGTTAGATGGGAAAATGTATGCAAACCTAAAGAGAGTGGGGTTTGGGGATAAAAGATATTGTGGTGTTTACCTTGTTAAGAAAATGGTGATGGAGGCTTTTAAGTGAGAGAGGGAATTTATGGGTGAGGGCGTTCTGGTCTCTTATTGAGACCTCATTTAATATGTTTGAATTGAAATTCATTCCCGCCACCTGTTAGTTGCACGTCTGGCCTAACAAATGTTTCTCCCGAATAAGAACTTATACTTTCATCCAGGGTCTAACGTTGCTTGTCACTAGATCACTATCTTGTtggtcaaaattaattttactgaGATACGTGTATAATTTTATTCTAACaataaaagaaattaagaaCAAATATCAACTATAACCTGATTCAAATTTGTCATAAGCAAAGGGAGAAACTAAAAACTGTAGTTTACCATTTCCTAATCCCCTTCTTCCTAAAAGAATCaatgcatattggttaactTACACATTCTgaaggaagaaaagagagaaactacaaattttacaaaattcacTGAACAGAGTAGCTGAGAAGCACTCATTACTTTCACAACTTGATCCTCTTCATGAGCCGGAACATTCGAAACGAACTTCATTGGCTACCCACATGTTGATTCAATTCAATTATCTGCAACACTTCATACTTGAGGATGCTAAGCTAAATagcagggttttaaattgcggtcaCAATCGCAGTTGCGAACCACAATTTGAAACTCCTGCTACATATTTATGGTTGATTTATACCATCACGTTCCTCCGCTCCTTCTTCTAATATGGTCTCCAAAGTAGGCGAATTGGAAGGCTTCTTTGGGAAAATAATGGGTGCTGGAGCAACCTCCATCCAGGACATTTGGTTTCTGATGATTCCCTTTGCCATTGATGAACTTAACAACAATAGTGAGGTGGAAAGGCTTGAatttctctcctcctcctcctatgtCTGGAAAAGAAGAGAGACAGAGATGTGTTGGGTCAAGAGTCTTTGGAAAAGGGTTTTTGTGTTACAATGGAGAATGAATTGAGAATCAGGATCGTTTTGCTTTTGGTGATTGAAATGTACAAAGGGGCCTTGTGTATATAAATGGTTAGTGGAAGCTAAAAATAAGAAGCATGAATCCCGAGTTAAATGGAGGAAATGTAGTGAAGTATACACATTGGTGGACAAATTTATATACACGTTGAGAACAAAATCAAAAGGAGATTCTTGACATATTCTTAGGAAGTTTCCACGAAAATTAGGAAACGAGAGTTCCAGAACTTGTGGTGATAGCTGGTTCCACGAATGTGCGCAACGCGTAATTGAATGTGATCCATCCAAATAGCACTCCACTACCAAAATGAATCATGTTCTAGTTTGAGAGCAAAAAGAAATGGTCAGAAATTCCACTTTTTTCTCTTCACCATAAACTGTTTACATTTATGTTGCAGTACTTATTCTGATTCATgtaattttactatttatggATCGGAAGTCATTGTGCTCATAGTTTTAGACATAGTAAAACAGATTATATAGTTTATGGAACAAACAAATTCATCAGAAccattttacatttttttaatcataAGGGCtacataaatatattttaaatcctTCACAATTGACAAAAGAAACATTTTGAAATGAGGCAAATTTAGATAATTTAGCCTTATAACTTTGTTCatgttctattttttttattagagaaTATGCATTGAATCTTTTTGGTTCGTTGAATTGCTCTCACAATTTTGAGTTGAATATGACTACTATGAACGGTAAAACACTATCTATCAAGTATTTAACGCAGCTGCATTTACAGAGACTCGAACGCAAGATCTCTGcttaaactataataatctCGTGTCAGTTAATCTATTGGTGGTAGAATATGCATTGGACTTAATTAAATTGGAGAGAGCATAATTAAATAGGATTAGCTTATATGAGATGTAGTTAGAGTAGTCCGTAAAGTTAGTTACATAATTAGTTTTTGTAGTAGTTTTTGTTACtcttgtttttttaattagcttaaagaaacaaaacaacaacaaaaaaaagaaaaaaatgggtAGGCCTCGGAACTATGGTCTCACAAAGGAGACATTGGTCGCGTCCGCAAGCAGCAGACTCATACCCTGAAGGGGGGAATCTACGAAGACCAACGACTCATCTTGGCGAGCTACAAATTGGGTAAGGTGCAAGCATTCCCCTCCCGCAATGAATGCTTCAACTCAAATTGGCGACTCAACAAACCTTTGATATCCTAGACAAGCGAGGCGTAGCAATGCTGAGCGACGAATTACTCCTAACAAGTCTGAAGGCATCCAAAGAATATGTTTGGCCATTCACAACATGAAACCCACGCCCCCAAGCTGCAGACATACATGCCATGGAAGATAGCTAGAAGCTCCAAGGGGAGAATCACAGAGTCTACAAGAAACCGTAGAAACCCTCAAACCACTCCCCCAAGCTTGTGTTACTCTCTCTAGTTACGGGTAACTTCTTTACATTTAGtgtgatttttaattatatttaccAATGTAGTGTACTATTTGTAATTACCTAACTAGTGTATATCGTTACTCATAAAATTGATAccactttattttttattttttttcaacaaaaacTAGTCCTTAAAAAATCctaatgaataatataaaaggAATTAGTGGTAGTATGAAGAGTGAAGTTTTCCATCAGACAATATTTCGTCACTCATTACATTAAGAGGTGTAGGTCAACGATGTGTCCCTTTTGGTGTAGCTTGCCAACGATGTGTCTAGGTTAATTATTTGGttatatcattttatttaaatgtaAATTTAGATTTGCAAATTATTTTCTGTTCAAAACTAAACGAGAGAGAAAAATCCAGTTTAGAAGAAATAGCTTAACTACAACTTTTTAGAAAATCTCTACATGTGTTATTTACCAATTTTCATACTCTAACAGTAAACCAAAGAGGCTCTACCCAACACAACAACAATGATTTGATTCAGTGCTTTGATGAAAATAGAGAACACAGCGAAGTCTCATCTACAACCCTGTTCTCACTAGTCTTTTCCATCTAAATCAATATTTTTAGGAAGTGATTTTACAACATTTCATTGCTAACCACTCATACTAATCAGTAAAAGACAAACAATAATTATAGTGATCTTGGTTAAGATTCATTAGCGAAAtgcaaagaaataaaaacatatgAATAAGGACATGGTGTTTGAGAAGTTGAAAATTAACGAATTAAACCAAATCTTACAAAGGGGGAGTTAGCAACCATTTGGAATCCAGCAATTGAACAAAACTACGACTGAAAAGTTTAACAACTTGTTATTAATCCTGCTGCAATAGCAGCATCAGCAATATGGTGCAAAATGGTATTCTTCCATGAGCTAGTTAAATTGTCTCATTTCATATGAACGTAGTTACAAGTGAAACgtcaaaaaaataaagaatgtaGTTACGAGTGAAACAGTTTCATTTCATACAATCTAATCTAACTCTGACCAACGATTAATCTGACAATAGGGACTAACTTGACCAACAATTTACACATTCAAGGGCGCACAGGGTATTTTGTAAGTCCAGACACAAACTTGCAACTTGCAACTTGGAATCAGTTACGCGGTGCAAAATGGTATTCTTCCCTGAGCTAGTTAAATTGTCTCATTACATATAAACACACTTATAAACTCATTAAAGAAGCTATATGAGTGAGTTCCGTTCTGTCTGTAGAATCCCAGATCAATCTAGTCTAACTCGACCGACATTTAACAAGACTCAAACTAACTTGACCCACATTTCACACGTCAAGGCCGCCCACAGGGTATTTTCTAAGTCCAGCAACGAACTTGCGAGCACTTAACACACTTTCGGGGGCCAATTTAACCATTTACTCTAATATTCTTCTTAAATTTCCCCATACTGAAACTACTGGGGATCGTAATCATTTGTTCAATTAACTTATGGCATCATATCAATTCAGCAGTAAAAACAGCTCATATAAGAAAATTAAGACCCGAAACCAAGCTGAAAACCAGACAAATGAGAAATGATCAAGATCATTACTTCATCACAAAATTTCTAACGATGAGTTAATAGGGTGTTAACTACCATCACCCCATGGCAAAACAACAACGAAAAACCCACATATTCAAAACAGCAATTTTCCATTTCCCATAAATTCCAATCTCAAAACACAAAAATGATCTCATTCATCCAACAAAAGTTTCCTAATAGAAAAGCAGATAAACCATAACCCAAAGCAAAATCACTGAAAATTAGATTACCATTATTCTAGAGGAACCTCAACATCACCATCAGTAACCTCCTGCTGCAGATCCTTAGGGTCCTTCCCATCAACCGTACACCCAACAGACACACAAGTCCCAAGAATCTCCTTGATAGTCCCACTCAGATCCTTCGCCATGGACCTCGGCTTCATCACCCTAGCAATCTCCACAACATCATCAAGCGAGATGTTCCCATTGTGCTTGATGTTCTTCGTCTTCTTCCTGTCCCTCTCCGGCTCCTTCAACGCCTTGATCACCAGCGCCGCTGCGGATGGCACCACCGACACCTTCGCCTGACGATTCTGCACGGTGAGCTTCACTGTCACCCTCAGACCCTTCCAATCCTTCGCGGTCTCCTTCGCGATGTCTTCTCCGATCTTCTTTGGGGACAGACCGAGTGGACCGATCTTGGGTGCGAGGGAACTTGCTGCGCCGACCTCGCCGCCGGTGACACGTACGTAGACGTCCACCACCTGAGAGGGATCGAACTTCGGTGGCATTGTTGCTCGGCGGCGGGTTTTCTCTCTCGGGGTTGTGGTGGATTAGGGTTTTGCAAGATGAAGGAATGGAAATGAAGGGGAGATATAAACTAGGGTTTTGGTGCTTGGGTTTGTTAGTGATGTGATCATGGGCTTGGAGGCCCATATAATTTATCAGCAGGATTGCTTTTGGTTTTTACATACAATTTTGGGCTGAAAAAAAGAGATTAAAGTATATGAAtagtaaaaataatttataaaaagcAATCTCATTTTTGTTTTCGATTTAAGCATACTTTTATTACTAACTAGGTGTTGATTTAGTGGTAAGTAAGTGGAACCGGCCATTGGAGTAGGGTGCTATCACGTTATTGGTGTTGTGGAGAGTCGTGGCTGGAGGTTGGAAGGTTTGAGGttctttcttcctctttcaCCATTGTGTTCTCTCTGTCATTGAAGTGATGGAGTCCATGAGTCCATGTTATAAGGGTTTGTTGTAGTGGCTTGAATCAGGACGAAGAGGTACAAGTAGTTTCCTGTGATGTTGTTGTTAGTCTGTTGTAACTCTCAAACTACAGGGTAGGCTTAGAAAAGCTAAGAGTAATGTTGTTGATGAATCTAGTTTATCTTCTATTATAAAATGAGGTTGGAAGCCTTGGACGGTCATTTCTTAAATAGAGAAAAtgctaaatattttttaagataataaattcatctaaattttatttaatttagctgtcaaaaaaaatatttaatttaaaagttCAACTTACCAATAGAAAATCTCAATTTGGGAAGTTGTAGGAGTATTTAAAATTAGAAGATGTAGCGTTGCTTTTTTCTTTTAGTCATTGATGAATGTCACCATCACTAATTTAGGAAACACTTACATATCTCTTGCACTACATTTCTTTTTAACAGTTCAAACATAAGTTGTCATTCTTACACTGGGTCTAACTTGCTTACTATTAGACAAATAATATGTAGCATTGATCTAAACAATTACTACCTTCGTTTCTTACTATAAGAAACAAATTCAAGgacattttgatattttttacaCTTAGAACTAATTAACTTGAGGTTTGtgatgcattaattattttcttacaaGAATACTCTATTTAATTGAACTTTGTCTATTAGTTCCTTCATTAGGGTTTGAATCTTGTCTATTCATCATGCATTCCCCAAATTAAAACTCTTATATCCCCTATCTCTTACCTCTTGAACTAACCCATGGGgacataataattataatagtaATAAATGTAAGAAAATGTTTGGTATataggagaaaagaaagaaagagaaaagaatgAAAAGAGAGTAGAAAACCAGATGATTTTTAGGTTGTTTTAGTTGaagagaaagtgaaaagaaaagtgagagaaaagaaaGCTTAGTGTTTCTAAAATGACACAAGTACCCTCatctaaaaattaaatatgatgcttaacttttttaaaaagatactataatttttgaaatattattaaaataaaataatatgcctattattgatattttattattttttataattattaaataGAGAGTGAGAGGTATTTTGGTCAAatgttattaaaataaattgatatgcctattattaatattttttaattattaaatagaGAGTGAGGGGTATTTTGTCAAATCACACAAAATACCTATTCTCCCAAAGTTCTATACTCATGTTAGAAGATAAAATAAAGGTtattaaaaccggaccggtGATAAAACCGGTGAAGGCATTGGTTCACAGTTTGTTGGTTCAACCGTTGTTGAACTGCGGTCCAACCGGTTTTACCgctataaattaatttaatatcaTATTTATATAAACATATAATATATGAGCTAATTTATATCCATTATCATATCATAAAGTTGCTAGATCTGTTACAAAGAAACCAGTGGGAAGGAAAAATATCTCGTGTGGTTAAAAACAGTGAAGAGTAAAGGAATATTGTATTTTTAGGGAAGatcgatgaagaaaaaaaaggaaaggcatttcaatatatttctgGGATGTGGGTTTTCTTTTCCTGTTTCTTTATTGTGCGTGGGTGTTGGGACTGGCAATTGGAGATGTAATTTGGGTTGTTGGCTTTGACCTTCATTTTTCATGGccttctgaagaagaagagaaacacAACACAAGTCCATAACAGAGGCTGCAGTGAAAGGAAGGGTCTGGACGGCAGTTGCAGCGACGGCGGCGCGCGGCGGACTTGGCGTATGCGACAGATCGGAGGTGAAAGTTGGAAGACTGGGTTTGGTGTGGTTAGAGCATCATTATCCAAGAAACTCATTAGAGTTTCTAATCTAAATTTTGGtaatgccacgtcatttaaaccACTTTAATAAACTCTACTCACTTTTTACTCCAATCCAGAAATTCTAAAAAGTTTCTTAAATGGATCCCACAATATACCCCACTACTTTCTTGTAAATTCAGTTACCTATTTGTTTgcttttttatttgctttttatttattttttaatcattaaatttaGAAGAGAAACTTTGGAGCAAAGTTGCTTGCCACGTGGAGAAACTTAATTTTCTGCAACAGTTAAGAAACTTTACTTCAGATGACATGTCATAAAGAAACTTTGTGAGTTTCTTTGTTGCTGATGCTCTTACTATTCTGATTCAAAGAGGAAGAAAGAGTGAGAAGTGAGAACGGTGAATGTTTGTAtctttcatttttataattttgataTTTTGGAAACAAGAAATTAGGGTTTCTTGCCCCTTTCAGATGTCTCATGGGCTGAGCCCAACCTTACTGAGGCTTTTTTCTTGTTTCTCCGAGCCCAGTTTGCCAAAAATACTTTAAAAAGCCTCTTTGTCTCTGAACCGTTTGAAACCGCCAACCGGCCGGTTTTACCGGTTTTGATCCGGTTCAGCACCGGTTTTATCTCCATACGGTTTTGTGGTGAGTTCGGACCGGCCTAGTGTTCGGTTCCCAATTCTACTGGTcaaaccggccggtccggtccggttttaatAACCATGAGAGAAATAGTTTACATGGATCTCACCTTGTTTTGTACCTTTCTCTTCATATTTTCTTATCAACCAAAGGAGAAAAAAGAGCATTGAAATGTGTGTTTTCTTAaattcattttctcttctcttcatttTCTCCCATTCCAAACAATGCCTAGAAGCCAATAATGATTCAAATAACAAGTGATTGGACATAATAATTAATGACACCAATTATACGTCTAAAAATTCAAAAGTTTTGTCTTATTGGACCATGTAATAAGGGCTTCCGTATTGTTTTTGCTGTGATCGAACAGAGAAGCATTTGGGTTGGTCCACGTGTGTGTTCTCGGAATTGGATAACTTTGCCCCTTATCTGTCTTTTTTTCCTCAACCCCACACACACACAGACGTGACTGAAATCGTTTCAACAATGATGATTGATTGAAGCATGGTCCACTAACACGCCCACGTG is a window of Lotus japonicus ecotype B-129 chromosome 5, LjGifu_v1.2 DNA encoding:
- the LOC130717071 gene encoding 60S ribosomal protein L12, with protein sequence MPPKFDPSQVVDVYVRVTGGEVGAASSLAPKIGPLGLSPKKIGEDIAKETAKDWKGLRVTVKLTVQNRQAKVSVVPSAAALVIKALKEPERDRKKTKNIKHNGNISLDDVVEIARVMKPRSMAKDLSGTIKEILGTCVSVGCTVDGKDPKDLQQEVTDGDVEVPLE